The Larimichthys crocea isolate SSNF chromosome XII, L_crocea_2.0, whole genome shotgun sequence region atgtgtgtgtgtgtgtgtgtgtgtgtgtgtgtgtgtgtgtgtgtgtgtgtgtgtgtgtgtgtgcgtgtgcgtgtgcgtgtgtgtgtgtctgttttgccACCATGCTCTCCATTGATGAGGCATGTGCCGGTAAACAGACGGCACACTttcagccctcctcctcctcatgttgTGTCATAAACAGTTTGATGAAAACTATCAGATCTTGATTCGACTGATAATGTAGTCAGTCAACacactttaatgtgtgtgtgtgtgtgtgtgtgtgtgtgtgtgtgtgtgtgtgtgtgtgtgtgtgtgtgtcctctgacaGTCAATGAGTGATGCATTTACGAGCCCTTttattggaaaataaatgaaaatcattCGTTTTGTCttcagcagacatgttgacacaTTATTAGGCTACTCGCACCAGACTAAACAAATAAagactgaatttaaatgatttagACATGTCACACACATCTCTGTAGGTCAGTTGTCAGCGATCATGAACATTGCAGTCTTCTGGATGAAGACTGCAACCTCTGCCTGTCAGAAATAAATACCTACCTACCTGTGGCAGCATAAATATGAGATACTGGTACTTTACCTTTGGCCTCAATGCAACATTGGGcacctaaaaacaaaagaaaaacatgacatgacacaaaGCATGTGCACCGTGACGTGTGTTGTTGTATGAGGGCTCTGGGTGAGTCTTATATAACTCCACGTTTCCAAACTTGTCATGTGCAACTTTTGTTTGTCACGTTTGTTACTCACATGAACCAATCTTAGCAACCTAGGTTGGCTAATgattaactaaataaatatttgaatcaaTCATGAAATATGTAGCATAGTATATCTCTGCATAATGTTGTGAATGAGTTTCATCtttgacataaacataaaaaagtgtttttctgttgggTTAACCCCAAAAGCTCCAGAGAGGACAACATTGGATGGCCTGCTGGTCATGCCAAATATCTAACAGCTGTAGTGAAATAATGGATAGTAAGGGcagaaaatattatattttgctAATACTcacatacttttacttaaattaGGTTTTGTATGGTTCACACATTTATGGCTAATGACTGTCTCCACCTCTCTACTGTCCTACTCCACCTCTACTTTTTGTTATTGCTCTGTAttgtagtaaaaaaataataattataaactttaataaagttttatttaagaacatttcataacataaaacacaggTGAAAGTGCTTCACAGGAGAGACAAATCAATAATGCAGAATTAAGacagaagaagcaaaaaaaggaagagataaaataaataaaatgataatatttgagattttaaaaaacaaatgatggtgaAAACCACCGTAAGATTaagaacaatgaaaataatttgacaaattAACAACAATGATGTAAGAAAGGTGAAATTTACTAAAAAAACAGATCGTAGAAATATGTTTTGAGCTGCTTTCTCAAATTGTTGTTGCATATTTTTTGATACAAACCCAGAAATGAGgcttaaagcacacacacacacacacacacgcacacacacacacacacgcacgcacacacacgcacgcacacacacacacacagtgtttattgTGACAATACAGATGATCAGTTTCAGCTGTCTGACTGAGACACACactcgagtgtgtgtgtgtgtcctgaggGCCGACATGTCTGAGGACGTGTGGAGTGTAAACAAACGGCACACTTATGCTGCTGTTGACCTCATccattaatcacacacacacacacacacacacacacctacacatacacacatacagagagacatgcacacacagacacacacacgctcctcCCGTTGTGTGTAAACGTTGTGGATTGATCAGACGTCTTTCAGCAGTTTTGATCAGCTGATGGTATCTGTCAGTCAGAGTGTGCCGCCTGTTTACTGTCACATACACATCAATGGATGACgatgagtaaacacacacacatttacatcaaCCTCGTCTGACCTGTTTCGAGGCTTTAGTGAAAACTGGAGCTCACTGTGGTCGTCTGCTCTGTGATcgctctttttattattatgtagtTACACAGTGAAATACAAGTGACCAACATGATGTGAAAGGGTGAACGAgacttgaaaaacaacaaaaacaacattattcaAAATTTTAATTCAAGTCATTATTAATCTATTAATCCCCCAAGGGCAGCATCTTAAATAAATGATACAAGGGAGCTACATGTGGAAGAGTCAATAAGTATTTGATAAACTacaaatatgacaaagaaaataatatgtgcgatatatagatatatatatatatctctatatatatctatatatatctatcttaatgatatatatatatatatatatcaactCTGTACGCTTCTGTGAACTGAGGAGACTTTGCTGTGATCTTAACAGtttaatgttttctctcattcttATATGAGCTGATATCACCTGTTGTTTAACGTCtcatttatcatattttatggctGTCTGATATTGGTTTTCGGTCCTCTCCCTCTCgtacaaagatttttttctgaGTCTCTGAATCTTTAAGTTATGATGAActtgtattattatgtattattatgaatttatgacgatgaaatccacagatttgttgttgtaatttgaGAAACATCATTCTTAAATCGAGTGCAGCTTTCACAGTGTTGAGTGCCTCCACATGTTTACTTCAAAAGACTTTTTAGACCCAATCATGTCAATGTCAGATGTTCCAccaagtgttttcttttagcatttcataacttttcagtctttttgttgACATTGTCTCAACttcatcaaattcaaaacaggtgtataatttacaaaaaaactatGTCCAATTAAATAtgtggtttcagtgtttttcacatcatcatattttgtttatatttatatttacattcttCCAAAGAAGTTGTCATGCTGGATTAGTTCATATATTGTTCAATAAAGTTTTATCTTGACAATGAAATCTACCACTGAATGTTACTTTCTGCCTCGATGCAGCAGAGCCACTCTTCATGATGAGTACatttactttaagtatattttgctgATGAAACTTTTACTTATCTGCTGCTGATAAAGACCGTGTGATGAGCTGCTGAAAGCAGTTGAAAGCTCCAGAGCAAGCAAGTAAGTGAACCTTGAGTTGAGATTCTTCTGTCGACAGCAGAaagcttctttctgttttgttcgTTTTAAAATAATCGACCGAAAACCAGTGAATCAAACCTGCAttagtgtttttcttctcaacGTTCCCGACGGTGAAGAAATAATTATTCTGATGACTAACTTTCTTTTGGTGTCAGACGTGAGGTGAGCTGACGTGAGATCAGGTGAAGCCTCTTTCCCACAGAACAGCTCACCTGTCGTCACTTCACTATCTGTGGGAAATGTGAGAGCTGTGCTGTCTGTGGGATCTGCTGACTGAAACAATCTGCTTCATTATCACTAATTCTGCGCAGGAAACTGCTGAGTTACTCAAACTAAATCAAACAGACTCCACAGCTGGAGTTTTCCTTCCCTGTGGATCACATGACTCAGCAGATTCACCAACCACGGTGTgactatttgtttgtttgtttgtttgtttgaaggtGTTGATGTCATCATCCCTCGTTGGCTGGGGGATCTTCGTGGGAACGAGAAGTAGATCATCGGGATAATTTCTGTACTGAACTCTACGGTGTTCTCaggaaaattaaatcaaatgacAGACTAAACATTAAATACTGATACAACCTGACTGCTCCATGAAGTTCAGGTGGTACTAGCGTCTCGgagaagctaagctaagcatTGAAGGTTATTAAAGACCAACAGTTAGTTACTTAGCCTGCTGAATAAAACCATATGAAAACAGACTAATATAAAATCTCCACTGGAATCAGAAAACgtaactcaactcaacttttcAGTATTTCATCACTAAATACCAGAAGCTAATCATTAAAAGCTCTTTAGCTGacaaacatttaatgttaacattaagCTGGATCATAgtgtaatgttaaaataatgtttgttacaaacatctttaaaacacactgaagatAAGTTTGTTATTGTTCTGCTGAGTTTCATAatgactttattgttttttagtttCTGCTTTGATCTAATCTTTATTTCaggttagttttttttgttagaaGTCCTCGATACTCTCTATCAGTTGCATTATATTTGAATATAACACTGACTGCATGTAAAATAGATGTAAAATAATCCAACTTGTTTTGTTACTTGGGCAGTCAGTTTGTTTCTTGAAAAACGTGATTCAAAGTCAgaaatgtgttgattttttttctttgtttttaattgaaaaacaaacattcatcatatttacactttaaaaaacattcacccctttttttttaccatataatataaaacaaacaaaaaaagataaatacaaacattcacacacttgAATTCAAAGCAAACATCCACCTGAAGATATTTTACAATTGTTAAAATACAGTGTAAACACATGACATTCTCTGGAGGTCTCACTGCTGGAGAACCAGAGGATCAAGGGGCAGAGCGTCAGCAAACCCCCCAGAAAAGAGAGGCTCACACTGAGCttgaagctgctgcagctgctgggcCTCTTGGAGGTCTGGCAGAAGACAAGGCGCCGTTTGCAGGTCGACATAGTGTGGCGGCGAGCCAGCATGAGGGTCTTCGAAGGAGAAGTGTGGGGTTGTTGACTGGGTGGAATAGAAGGGAGGTGATGAGCTGCAGGTGTCCCACTGAGGCACCACAGCGCCGGGTGAGTAAGAGGAGACGTATCCCTGAGGGTGGTGAGAGGTGTGGTCCGGTACCTGCATGTACAGTGAGGGGGAGCCAGTgtgatgtggaggaggaggaggggggaggaatgAATCCTGAAGATGACACAGGTAGCTGCTGAGGTCAGGGGGGGTGTCTGAGACAACGGGGAGCTCACTGTTTTCATCGCTGCAGTGTATGCTGGGAATTTTAGGGCTGGGCTCTGATGTGGAGgagtcagaggaagaggagtcagaggaagaggaggatgaggaggattgTTTCTTTCCAACGGTTACGTtatctccctttctcttcctcttgcGGCGGAAGTTTCCGTTGTCAAACATCTTCTCACAGTTTGGGTCGAGAGTCCAATAGTTTCCTttacctgcagagaggaggagcaagaGGGAGGTTAACAAAggagtttttgttttaacaaaaagCTCAGATGTGGCAAAGATGTTTAGAAACACTATTTGACTTGACACGATTGTAAATCAGCCAATCAAAGTCTACTTCCcgtcaacaaaataaaagactagtTAACTAAGATCATTGACCGTGTTGGTGTGGTTTGTCTCACCTGGGTCGTTCTCATCGCGGGGAACCTTCCGGAAACAGTCGTTGAGTGACAGGTTGTGTCGGATGGAGTTCTGCCAGCCGGCCTTGTTGCGGCTGTAGAAGGGGAAATTGTCGGAGACATACTGGTAGATCTGGCTGAGCGTTAACCGCTGATCTGGCGCGCTCTGTATCGCCATGGCGATGAGGGCAGAGTAGGAGTACGGTGGGCGGACCAGGCGCAGCACGTCATCCGGCATGCACATGGAGAACCAGGGGCCATTGTAGAGATGAGGGAAGAAGCCTCCAAACACTGGTGAGAGTCCCAGTGGGGCTCCTGCGGCGGCAGCGATCCCAGGAATGTGGCCTACGTCTGGGCTGCACCGATAGGGGTCGCTGTGGTTGCTGGAAGGCGGGATCCACGGTGCCGCAGACATGTTGggctcaggaggagctggagggcTGTACAGGCTGAAGTCAGATGAGTCGAGGCCCAGAGACGGAAGCTCCTGCTGAGGATGAGGATGTCCACACAGAGGTGGGGACAGACCCTGCTCTGGGACGAAGGACgccatctttgtttctttcttcactttCCTGTCTTTCGATACGAACATCCGTCTGTGGAGGCGCCCTCTGCTCACTtccaagaagtgtgtgtgtgtttatgtataaatgtgtgtgtgtgtttgtagctgcTACACACAGGTGGTGTTGCCCTGTCCTGCACCTGTCCTGCTCTGtacacctgctgctgctcacctgAGAAACTTATAGTCTGTTGCCCCGCCCCACGAGCAAGCTGATTGGCTCCTGTGCTGTCATTCGCATACAtgcatgtctatgtgtgtgtgtgcgtggtgggGGTTAATTTGAATAAGACTAGGTTCAATTCTTCCCTTCAGGCGATTAGAGCCCGAGGATTTAATGCTCAGGTATGTcaccacacataaacacacacaaagcttgaCAAATGAGTGATTGAGCctctttttacagtttcagacGTTACAGCGTCTGATTCTGAacgctgaaaataaaacaacagcaaagactGCAGTCTTTACAACAGGCACAATGTGATTATTAAATCCAATTCAGACATGAAAcacttgtttttaataataagtGTGAGTTACACTTTGCAAGGGTGTTGTTATCTTTTATGTACGTCCGGaataaatccataaatccaGTGACTTCCAtcaaaaatcacacacatacatgattcacacattcacacacacacacacacacacacacatatatatatatatatattcacatatttttagattcagtaTGACGTCCACTACCACTACACATGTatcattatttcttttatacatCTAGAATAAATGTCCATAAATCAACTTAGAAATCCTATAAAAAAGAGGCTTACACAGTCTAACTTAAAAAAGGTTTCCATAAAATATCGTACTTTTTGTCATAACTAATTTAATCTGAACTCACATACATGATTCACATATTTCTAGATTCAGTGTGAGTTACACTCTGGTAATATTATTATCTCTGAttaaatgtcaataaatcaacttcatataaaaaagaaagaagacggTTCTACAGTCTTAGACCTAAACAGCCGGATTCCCAGCAAAAGCcgcacttcttcttctcagagTTAAAATTCAGTCAAATCTGAACACATATACATGattcacatatttttagattccgtatgacttcctcttcctgtgcaAATCATTATCTTTGATATCCTTCACAAATAGACATCCATAAGTCCACTTAAAAGTCATAGAAAAAAAGCGCTACAGCCCTTCTTCAGCATCAAAGTCATTTCATGGTCATTAGTCGTCTATACATCCATTAGTACACTGCAAATGGGTGCAAAtgctgacactgcagcagcaacacatttGAGGATCTTATTAACCGGACGGCTTTAATAGTTCTTTATTTTGGTTCTCAGACAGGCCTGTATGTTTGAGTTAGAGTCACTCTGAGCTGATAAAATTCAGCAGAAAGGACCCAGAAATCTTGATTTACAAAGAAACTGTGTGGAGTTTGGTgtcattttaattgtttgttttttgttagaATCACTTTGAAATCATTAAGTATAACTAAAAAGTTTAATTGTCAAAGGTTTTATACTTCTTAAATCTCCTTGCTTGCTAAAATGTGCTGATTCGCAGGATGTTAAAGAGTCCATCAGAGCAGAAAGTGAAACTGAATCTgtttaaaaagagatttaacagactgacagcatgaacacaaacacacatcagctgctgtttgaggTGTCGCCCAAAACTATTGTCCTTAAAAcgacacccacaaacacacacaacacacagtcagCGTGTCTACATTCACATTAACACTTCAGTGCTAATCAAACGGTAATGTAACACTTACATTAGAGAAGCTCTCATGTAAATGCTTCTGAACAAAGATAGATGATCTATAAACATGCAGATTTAAGAAGTGACCAGACAGtttagtttgaaataaaacttttgttttatgtcCACAAAcagaatttatattttaaaaaactaacaaatgtcacatacagtttagtttgaaacctctttgattgtgtttatttccaTATGTAGAGTTATTTCACTCAATTTCTAACCtctatattttatcattttattgataaaagagaataaagaataacagaaattcatctgacagctttggttactttatttt contains the following coding sequences:
- the foxi3a gene encoding forkhead box protein I3-A; translated protein: MFVSKDRKVKKETKMASFVPEQGLSPPLCGHPHPQQELPSLGLDSSDFSLYSPPAPPEPNMSAAPWIPPSSNHSDPYRCSPDVGHIPGIAAAAGAPLGLSPVFGGFFPHLYNGPWFSMCMPDDVLRLVRPPYSYSALIAMAIQSAPDQRLTLSQIYQYVSDNFPFYSRNKAGWQNSIRHNLSLNDCFRKVPRDENDPGKGNYWTLDPNCEKMFDNGNFRRKRKRKGDNVTVGKKQSSSSSSSSDSSSSDSSTSEPSPKIPSIHCSDENSELPVVSDTPPDLSSYLCHLQDSFLPPPPPPHHTGSPSLYMQVPDHTSHHPQGYVSSYSPGAVVPQWDTCSSSPPFYSTQSTTPHFSFEDPHAGSPPHYVDLQTAPCLLPDLQEAQQLQQLQAQCEPLFSGGFADALPLDPLVLQQ